From Daucus carota subsp. sativus chromosome 6, DH1 v3.0, whole genome shotgun sequence, the proteins below share one genomic window:
- the LOC108227364 gene encoding uncharacterized protein LOC108227364 isoform X2 produces the protein MEAGMVSVDRWSDGSQVYFLTHLHSDHTKGLSSSWKFAPLYCSRISAKLFPSKFPDFNLSLLRIVEAGVWYSLSLISPTSNSPVTVKVMAIDAQHCPGAFMYLFQGEFGCMLYTGDFRWERTSKKAQIGKTMLLNALRDVKIDNLYLDNTYCNPTFKFPPREVAAQQVVDIIISNPDHDIIIGIDSLGKEELLLHISKVLKIKIWVWPERLQTMHLLGLHDIFTTKTSVTRVRAVPRYSFSIETLEGLNMLRPTIGIMPSGLPWALNWVGGSRGPRLSSSCSVSHRDKIDRSSKIGGYNSIDMSNMDMKSIERYHEFMYAVPYTDHACFAEIKEFIELLQPNTIKET, from the exons ATGGAGGCAGGAATGGTATCAGTGGACCGTTGGTCAGACGGCAGTCAAGTCTATTTCCTCACTCACCTCCACTCCGATCACACCAAAGGCCTCTCTTCCTCCTGGAAATTCGCCCCTTTGTACTGCTCTCGCATCTCCGCCAAGCTTTTTCCCTCTAAATTCCCTGATTTCAATCTCTCTCTTCTCCGAATTGTCGAAGCCGGTGTTTGGTACTCTCTTTCCCTCATCTCCCCAACCTCTAATTCGCCTGTTACTGTTAAAGTTATGGCCATTGACGCTCAACATTGTCCTG GAGCGTTTATGTATTTGTTCCAGGGGGAGTTTGGCTGCATGCTCTACACTGGGGACTTTCGGTGGGAAAGAACCAGTAAGAAGGCACAAATCGGAAAAACTATGTTACTTAATGCTCTCAGGGATGTGAAAATTGACAACCTTTACCTAGATAACACTTACTGCAATCCGACATTTAAATTTCCTCCTCGTGAAGTTGCTGCTCAGCAG GTCGTTGACATAATAATCTCTAATCCTGATCATGACATCATTATTGGTATCGATTCTCTGGGTAAGgaagaacttctacttcacatTTCGAAAGTGCTTAAAATAAag ATCTGGGTGTGGCCTGAGCGCTTGCAGACAATGCATCTACTGGGGTTACATGATATCTTCACAACAAAAACCTCAGTGACTAGAGTGCGGGCAGTTCCTCGTTATAGTTTTAGCATTGAGACTTTGGAGGGACTAAATATGTTGCGCCCAACTATTGGAATCATGCCATCTGGTCTTCCATGGGCATTAAATTGGGTTGGGGGAAGTCGAGGTCCTCGACTATCTTCATCATGTTCAGTATCCCACAGAGACAAAATTGACCGAAGTTCAAAGATTGGCGGCTATAACAGCATAGATATGTCAAATATGGATATGAAATCAATTGAAAGATATCATGAATTTATGTATGCGGTTCCATATACTGACCATGCGTGTTTTGCTGAGATAAAAGAGTTCATTGAGCTTCTCCAGCCGAACACCATCAAAG AAACTTGA
- the LOC108227553 gene encoding uncharacterized protein LOC108227553 gives MVRFSCFNAHVYSPKPKKSAQLSAEVMNKALEQHSDNQSSGSSQLPLEVQEDNTLVTSTHVKGSQLMELNWKSEEVKLPFQNESVAGVKKSCMRKSQSLGSGLDQKRRLSGGSDSENETVQGFSSERSHEGISSAVSVCDKDPEAPCSTSLLVSSGRANDESVFSVEDPRQFDKEDGLENSNTNYFGEYAGEYSNHSSETPRVISKSCSLPNLNAFSGQLSIIKTMRRAASYEDLNVLNVKEKKVFVPQIIQDREGDDDVEDDEKPSMEIPADDGYDEYNYVGSAKDWIIPATDENDAKITHQENTEIHQWEGMPDKDFKIKRIDVWVSALQDCSPKGENESAFSNHQEDDVAAVLDGSSTAKHDSKITPGMEAAKRYVSSLSATATAAQLSNHGLVMIPFLSAFVSLKALNLSGNAIVRINAGALPRGLHMLNLSKNNISTIEGLRELTRLRVLDLSYNRIIRIGHGLASCSAIKELYLAGNKISEVEGLHRLLKLNVLDLRFNKISTTKCLGQLASNYNSLQAISLEGNPAQKNVGDEQLKKYLQGLLPHLTYFNRQSIKAGTLKDSADRSARLGISSHQIDRSLRSELKTTRKGNHGVAAHKRQSSSTQSRRSPHSQHAVASQKPSKDKQVRSTSTRDKINARPSFVGNKLLSLRPDLAMQRSRSEGNLGGA, from the exons ATGGTTAGGTTTTCATGCTTTAATGCTCACGTCTATTCCCCCAAACCAAAG AAATCAGCACAATTATCTGCTGAAGTGATGAATAAGGCATTGGAACAGCACTCTGACAATCAAAGTTCGGGCTCAAGTCAATTACCCTTGGAGGTGCAGGAAGATAATACACTTGTCACTTCTACTCACGTTAAAGGTTCCCAATTGATGGAACTTAACTGGAAATCAGAGGAAGTCAAACTACCATTTCAAAATGAAAGTGTTGCTGGGGTCAAAAAATCCTGTATGCGGAAAAGCCAGTCTTTGGGAAGTGGACTGGATCAGAAACGAAGATTATCTGGTGGCAGTGACTCGGAGAATGAGACGGTTCAAGGATTTTCCAGTGAGAGATCCCATGAAGGAATTAGTTCTGCAGTTTCAGTTTGTGACAAGGATCCTGAAGCTCCGTGTTCTACTTCTCTTCTTGTCAGTTCTGGTAGGGCAAATGACGAATCAGTTTTCTCAGTTGAAGATCCGAGACAATTTGACAAAGAAGATGGTCTTGAGAACTCCAACACTAATTACTTTGGTGAATATGCTGGTGAATATAGTAACCACAGTTCGGAAACCCCACGGGTTATTTCAAAATCCTGTTCTTTGCCCAACTTAAATGCTTTTAGTGGACAGTTATCTATTATAAAGACAATGCGTCGTGCTGCATCTTATGAGGATTTGAATGTATTGaatgtaaaagaaaaaaaggtGTTTGTCCCTCAAATAATTCAAGATAGAGAGGGAGATGATGATGTAGAAGATGACGAGAAACCTAGTATGGAAATCCCAGCCGATGATGGTTATGATGAATATAACTATGTTGGTTCAGCGAAGGACTGGATAATACCAGCTACTGATGAAAATGATGCCAAGATTACCCATCAGGAAAATACTGAGATTCATCAATGGGAGGGCATGCCAGATAAGGATTTCAAGATAAAACGTATTGATGTATGGGTTTCTGCTCTTCAGGACTGTAGTCCTAAAGGAGAAAACGAGTCTGCATTCAGTAATCATCAGGAGGATGACGTGGCTGCTGTCTTGGATGGTTCAAGTACCGCCAAACATGATAGCAAGATCACTCCTGGCATGGAAGCTGCAAAAAGATATGTCTCTTCTTTGAGTGCTACAGCCACCGCTGCACAGCTGTCTAACCATGGACTGGTTATGATCCCGTTCCTCTCTGCTTTTGTGAGCTTGAAAGCACTTAATTTGTCTGGAAATGCTATAG TAAGGATAAATGCCGGTGCTCTCCCTCGAGGTCTCCATATGCTGAATCTGTCAAAAAACAATATATCGACCATTGAAGGGTTGCGTGAACTTACACGGCTTCGTGTACTTGACCTGAGCTACAATCGGATAATCCGGATTGGACATG GCCTAGCATCATGTTCTGCAATCAAAGAGTTATATCTGGCTGGAAACAAGATTAGTGAGGTTGAAGGTCTTCACCGCCTCCTAAAGCTGAATGTCCTTGATCTtcgattcaataaaatttctacaACAAAATGTCTTGGGCAACTTGCATCCAACTATAATTCATTGCAAGCAATTAGCCTGGAAGGAAATCCAGCGCAGAAGAATGTGGGGGATGAGCAACTAAAGAAATATCTGCAAGGTCTACTTCCCCATCTAACTTACTTCAATAGGCAATCTATTAAAGCAGGTACTCTGAAAGATTCAGCCGACCGTTCAGCTAGATTAGGTATTTCTTCCCATCAGATTGACCGTAGTCTCAGATCTGAGCTGAAGACTACGCGGAAGGGAAATCATGGAGTTGCTGCCCATAAGAGGCAGTCATCGTCAACTCAGAGTCGTAGAAGCCCACACAGCCAACATGCAGTTGCCTCGCAAAAACCATCCAAGGATAAGCAGGTGCGCTCGACTTCAACCAGGGACAAGATAAATGCTCGACCAAGTtttgttggaaacaaattgcTGAGCCTCAGGCCAGATCTTGCTATGCAAAGGAGTCGCAGCGAGGGAAACCTTGGAGGTGCTTGA
- the LOC108224982 gene encoding universal stress protein PHOS32 isoform X1, whose amino-acid sequence MMKAQPELTTPTACSQRRIAIAVDLSDESAFAVKWAVNNYLRPGDTVILLHVRPTSVLYGADWGATPPEPANLQDKQQLEDSFDNLTSLKAAELAQPLVEADVPYKVHIVKDHDLKERLCLEVERLGLSAVIMGSRGFGGARKSGRGRLGSVSDYCVQHCVCPVVVVRYSEGGEGSGDGAAFSGGKAAKVMAEEVLLNPVPEEEVEYCGDDDEGHSEIHDNGHKSGIQA is encoded by the exons ATGATGAAAGCGCAACCGGAGCTAACCACCCCCACCGCATGTAGTCAACGCCGCATAGCCATAGCCGTTGACCTGAGTGACGAGAGTGCCTTCGCTGTTAAATGGGCCGTCAACAACTACCTCCGTCCCGGCGACACCGTCATCCTCCTCCACGTCCGTCCCACCTCCGTTCTCTACGGTGCCGACTGGGGGGCCACGCCGCCGGAGCCAGCAAACTTGCAAGACAAGCAACAACTCGAAGACAGCTTCGACAACTTGACGAGCTTGAAAGCAGCTGAGCTGGCTCAGCCTTTGGTCGAGGCTGACGTGCCTTACAAGGTTCATATTGTGAAGGACCATGATTTGAAGGAGAGGTTGTGTTTGGAAGTGGAGAGGCTGGGGTTGAGTGCGGTGATTATGGGGAGTCGAGGGTTTGGTGGTGCGAGAAAGAGTGGGAGAGGAAGGCTTGGGAGTGTGAGTGATTACTGTGTGCAACATTGTGTGTGTCCTGTGGTGGTGGTGAGGTATAGTGAGGGAGGTGAGGGGAGTGGTGATGGGGCGGCGTTTAGTGGTGGCAAAGCGGCGAAGGTTATGGCGGAGGAGGTGCTGTTGAATCCTGTGCCTGAGGAGGAGGTTGAGTACTGCggagatgatgatgaaggtCATTCag AAATTCATGACAATGGCCACAAAAGTGGTATACAGGCATGA
- the LOC108227364 gene encoding uncharacterized protein LOC108227364 isoform X1 — protein sequence MEAGMVSVDRWSDGSQVYFLTHLHSDHTKGLSSSWKFAPLYCSRISAKLFPSKFPDFNLSLLRIVEAGVWYSLSLISPTSNSPVTVKVMAIDAQHCPGAFMYLFQGEFGCMLYTGDFRWERTSKKAQIGKTMLLNALRDVKIDNLYLDNTYCNPTFKFPPREVAAQQVVDIIISNPDHDIIIGIDSLGKEELLLHISKVLKIKIWVWPERLQTMHLLGLHDIFTTKTSVTRVRAVPRYSFSIETLEGLNMLRPTIGIMPSGLPWALNWVGGSRGPRLSSSCSVSHRDKIDRSSKIGGYNSIDMSNMDMKSIERYHEFMYAVPYTDHACFAEIKEFIELLQPNTIKGIVSSSPSYVDPHYYFSHLCRGNQPSCKYQKLESHAERKKDEIRTKYNFGSTKFVGAASEHRRFRRSALNSRERWISKLRRVRRGVKILETNCND from the exons ATGGAGGCAGGAATGGTATCAGTGGACCGTTGGTCAGACGGCAGTCAAGTCTATTTCCTCACTCACCTCCACTCCGATCACACCAAAGGCCTCTCTTCCTCCTGGAAATTCGCCCCTTTGTACTGCTCTCGCATCTCCGCCAAGCTTTTTCCCTCTAAATTCCCTGATTTCAATCTCTCTCTTCTCCGAATTGTCGAAGCCGGTGTTTGGTACTCTCTTTCCCTCATCTCCCCAACCTCTAATTCGCCTGTTACTGTTAAAGTTATGGCCATTGACGCTCAACATTGTCCTG GAGCGTTTATGTATTTGTTCCAGGGGGAGTTTGGCTGCATGCTCTACACTGGGGACTTTCGGTGGGAAAGAACCAGTAAGAAGGCACAAATCGGAAAAACTATGTTACTTAATGCTCTCAGGGATGTGAAAATTGACAACCTTTACCTAGATAACACTTACTGCAATCCGACATTTAAATTTCCTCCTCGTGAAGTTGCTGCTCAGCAG GTCGTTGACATAATAATCTCTAATCCTGATCATGACATCATTATTGGTATCGATTCTCTGGGTAAGgaagaacttctacttcacatTTCGAAAGTGCTTAAAATAAag ATCTGGGTGTGGCCTGAGCGCTTGCAGACAATGCATCTACTGGGGTTACATGATATCTTCACAACAAAAACCTCAGTGACTAGAGTGCGGGCAGTTCCTCGTTATAGTTTTAGCATTGAGACTTTGGAGGGACTAAATATGTTGCGCCCAACTATTGGAATCATGCCATCTGGTCTTCCATGGGCATTAAATTGGGTTGGGGGAAGTCGAGGTCCTCGACTATCTTCATCATGTTCAGTATCCCACAGAGACAAAATTGACCGAAGTTCAAAGATTGGCGGCTATAACAGCATAGATATGTCAAATATGGATATGAAATCAATTGAAAGATATCATGAATTTATGTATGCGGTTCCATATACTGACCATGCGTGTTTTGCTGAGATAAAAGAGTTCATTGAGCTTCTCCAGCCGAACACCATCAAAGGTATTGTATCCTCATCTCCTTCCTATGTTGACCCTCATTACTATTTCAGCCACCTTTGTAGAGGAAATCAACCTTCTTGCAAATATCAGAAACTTGAGAGTCACGCTGAACGAAAAAAGGATGAGATACGTACCAAATATAATTTTGGAAGCACAAAGTTTGTTGGAGCAGCAAGTGAACATAGAAGATTTAGACGAAGTGCTTTGAATAGTCGGGAGCGATGGATTAGTAAGCTGAGAAGAGTAAGGCGTGGTGTAAAAATTTTGGAAACCAACTGCAATGACTAA
- the LOC108224982 gene encoding universal stress protein PHOS32 isoform X2 — MMKAQPELTTPTACSQRRIAIAVDLSDESAFAVKWAVNNYLRPGDTVILLHVRPTSVLYGADWGATPPEPANLQDKQQLEDSFDNLTSLKAAELAQPLVEADVPYKVHIVKDHDLKERLCLEVERLGLSAVIMGSRGFGGARKSGRGRLGSVSDYCVQHCVCPVVVVRYSEGGEGSGDGAAFSGGKAAKVMAEEVLLNPVPEEEVEYCGDDDEEIHDNGHKSGIQA, encoded by the exons ATGATGAAAGCGCAACCGGAGCTAACCACCCCCACCGCATGTAGTCAACGCCGCATAGCCATAGCCGTTGACCTGAGTGACGAGAGTGCCTTCGCTGTTAAATGGGCCGTCAACAACTACCTCCGTCCCGGCGACACCGTCATCCTCCTCCACGTCCGTCCCACCTCCGTTCTCTACGGTGCCGACTGGGGGGCCACGCCGCCGGAGCCAGCAAACTTGCAAGACAAGCAACAACTCGAAGACAGCTTCGACAACTTGACGAGCTTGAAAGCAGCTGAGCTGGCTCAGCCTTTGGTCGAGGCTGACGTGCCTTACAAGGTTCATATTGTGAAGGACCATGATTTGAAGGAGAGGTTGTGTTTGGAAGTGGAGAGGCTGGGGTTGAGTGCGGTGATTATGGGGAGTCGAGGGTTTGGTGGTGCGAGAAAGAGTGGGAGAGGAAGGCTTGGGAGTGTGAGTGATTACTGTGTGCAACATTGTGTGTGTCCTGTGGTGGTGGTGAGGTATAGTGAGGGAGGTGAGGGGAGTGGTGATGGGGCGGCGTTTAGTGGTGGCAAAGCGGCGAAGGTTATGGCGGAGGAGGTGCTGTTGAATCCTGTGCCTGAGGAGGAGGTTGAGTACTGCggagatgatgatgaag AAATTCATGACAATGGCCACAAAAGTGGTATACAGGCATGA